The proteins below are encoded in one region of Aquisphaera giovannonii:
- a CDS encoding calcium-binding protein, whose product MIKFRRPYVAGPRARPRGQTPQLEVLERRDLKTAGVLYDPSTLHLTIEGNDGADAAIVEDAGWTSCLPPGGRDIRVSQTLDGVTTVKVFSWQSSPVVAIVYNGHDGNDAFVNLSGIPSTVHGGNGDDALDGGYGRDIIYGDAGKDTIRGDGAFAYRSDGSHPGPVGLPVGGDDVLYGDGGGQVIGGPAGADVIHGGFGNDLIMGEGGGDRLYDDGGADRLDGGSGSNVLEGGDGNDTLRGGTGNDLLLGVAGNDDLSGGDGVDDLQGGDGNDRLDGGVGNDWLFGDSGDDKLLGGDGCDRLAGGSGGDRLEGGAGDDWMDGGSGADFLQDLLGDNEAHGGLGNDTIRCGDGADRIFGDAGDDQLFGGGGDDRVYGGSGDDRLEGDGGDDLLSGDSGNDLLHGGLGADKLYGESGTDVLVGGTASKPFDKAIDELYGDAGVDFFWFEGPAENGRSDFDSSADVAV is encoded by the coding sequence ATGATCAAGTTTCGGCGGCCATACGTCGCGGGCCCGAGAGCCCGGCCTCGCGGGCAGACGCCCCAGCTAGAGGTGCTCGAGCGCCGCGACCTGAAGACGGCGGGCGTGCTCTACGACCCTTCGACGCTCCATCTGACCATCGAGGGGAACGACGGTGCCGACGCGGCGATCGTCGAGGACGCCGGCTGGACCTCCTGCCTCCCGCCGGGCGGCCGTGACATCCGGGTCAGCCAGACCCTCGACGGCGTGACGACCGTGAAGGTCTTCTCGTGGCAGTCCAGCCCGGTCGTCGCCATCGTCTACAACGGGCACGACGGCAATGACGCCTTCGTCAACCTGAGCGGGATTCCATCGACCGTCCACGGAGGCAACGGCGACGACGCCCTCGACGGCGGCTACGGGCGGGACATCATCTACGGCGACGCCGGCAAGGATACCATCCGCGGCGACGGGGCCTTCGCGTACCGATCGGACGGCTCGCATCCCGGGCCGGTCGGCCTCCCAGTCGGAGGGGACGACGTCCTGTACGGCGACGGCGGGGGCCAGGTGATCGGCGGCCCGGCCGGCGCGGACGTGATCCACGGCGGCTTCGGCAACGACCTCATCATGGGCGAAGGCGGCGGCGACCGCCTCTACGACGACGGTGGCGCCGACCGGCTCGACGGCGGCTCCGGCAGCAACGTCCTCGAGGGGGGCGACGGCAACGACACGCTGCGCGGGGGCACGGGCAACGACCTCCTGCTCGGCGTCGCCGGGAACGACGACCTATCGGGGGGCGACGGTGTCGACGATCTCCAAGGCGGCGACGGCAACGATCGCCTGGACGGTGGGGTGGGCAACGATTGGCTGTTCGGAGATTCCGGCGACGACAAGCTCCTGGGCGGCGACGGCTGCGACCGGCTCGCCGGCGGCTCGGGCGGCGACCGCCTGGAAGGCGGGGCCGGCGACGACTGGATGGACGGCGGTTCCGGCGCGGATTTCCTGCAGGACCTCCTCGGCGACAACGAGGCCCACGGGGGATTGGGCAACGATACGATTCGCTGCGGGGATGGGGCCGATCGGATCTTCGGCGACGCCGGCGACGACCAGCTCTTCGGCGGCGGCGGCGATGATCGCGTCTACGGCGGGTCGGGGGACGACCGCCTCGAAGGCGACGGCGGCGATGACCTCCTCAGCGGCGACTCCGGCAACGACCTCCTGCACGGCGGCCTCGGCGCCGACAAGCTGTACGGCGAATCCGGCACCGACGTCCTCGTCGGGGGCACGGCCTCCAAACCCTTCGACAAGGCCATCGACGAGCTGTACGGCGACGCGGGCGTCGACTTCTTCTGGTTCGAAGGCCCGGCCGAGAATGGGAGATCCGACTTCGATTCGAGCGCCGACGTCGCGGTCTGA
- a CDS encoding bifunctional nuclease family protein produces the protein MELMRIIINENSDQQILFLKESEGDRMFPIVIGVYEAQSIERRVKNQASQRPLTHDLLASVIEHLGGELQDVFINELREHTYFAKLRIRREGEIIEVDSRPSDAIALAVTVDVPIYVAPDIIDEVGQ, from the coding sequence ATGGAACTGATGCGGATCATCATCAACGAGAACAGCGATCAGCAGATCCTCTTCCTCAAGGAGTCGGAGGGGGATCGGATGTTCCCGATCGTGATCGGAGTGTACGAGGCCCAGAGCATCGAGCGGCGCGTGAAGAACCAGGCCTCCCAGCGGCCGCTGACGCACGACCTGCTGGCGAGCGTGATCGAGCACCTCGGCGGCGAGCTGCAGGACGTCTTCATCAACGAGCTCCGCGAGCACACCTACTTCGCCAAGCTGCGGATCCGCCGCGAGGGCGAGATCATCGAGGTGGACTCGCGCCCGAGCGACGCCATCGCGCTGGCCGTGACCGTGGACGTGCCGATCTACGTCGCGCCCGACATCATCGACGAGGTGGGCCAGTAA
- a CDS encoding valine--tRNA ligase, with amino-acid sequence MSQTEIPKQYDPKAAQDRWYAYWVERGSFHADPASDRPPYCIVIPPPNVTGALHLGHALNNTIQDILIRWRRMQGHECLWMPGTDHAGIATQAIVEKRLFEEEKKTRHDLGRQALVDRIWAWKDEYERRILGQLRLMGCSCDWDRTRFTLDEVCSRAVRRTFARLFRAGKIYRGKRLVNWDTQLRTAVADDEIYYEEVQGHIWTVRYPVSGTDEALHVATTRPETMLGDTAVAVHPDDPRYKHLIGKLVDLPLTGRQIPIIADGVLVDMAFGTGCVKVTPGHDPNDYLCGQRNSLPTIDLMEPDGTFAPVAGAYAGLNARAVRKRLLADLEAGGFLERVDPHTLRQGHSDRSKTPIEPIRSDQWFIRMGEDQGESPGFAQQAMDAVTSGRVKIHPERYARSYLDWLGEKRDWCISRQLWWGHRIPIWSCATCSEEDLERAFAGRDDVCWRPAEAGGWLISSEADLPAEALGEGHTLVQDPDVLDTWFSSALWPHSTLGWPDETPELRKFYPTSVLSTARDIITLWVARMVIFGQFNTGDVPFRDVYIHPVIQDGKGRRMSKSAGNGVDPVDIVEIYGADALRYTLALGATETQDLRIPVEELKLPDGRRINTSERFEQGRNFANKFWNVARLAMMNLEGFEPGPVHVEELPTEDRWILAGLDATIAETTADLEAFRFSEATRRLREFTWSEFCDWYVEFAKSRLRDPETRPVAQRVLAHLVDVLCRLLHPIMPFVTEQIWQSMAGLAPARGVPEQRPAEESVCTAAWPRPLGWTDAEALATVAQWQEKIQAIRYLKAERNVPKDAKIAPIITAEGPVRERLIQGQAFLRGMTNAESISFDPPAVRPKEAAVAVLADAEVILPLEGLIDKEAEKAKLKKNLADLEKQMGGLRAKLGNEAFVSRAPADVVEAQRAKLAELEAQQAAVKALIAGAG; translated from the coding sequence ATGAGCCAGACCGAGATCCCCAAGCAATACGACCCCAAGGCCGCCCAGGACCGCTGGTACGCGTACTGGGTCGAGCGCGGCTCCTTCCACGCCGACCCGGCCAGCGACCGGCCGCCCTACTGCATCGTGATCCCGCCGCCGAACGTCACCGGCGCCCTGCACCTCGGCCACGCCCTGAACAACACGATCCAGGACATCCTGATCCGCTGGCGTCGGATGCAGGGGCATGAATGCCTCTGGATGCCCGGCACCGACCACGCCGGCATCGCCACCCAGGCCATCGTCGAGAAGCGGCTCTTCGAGGAGGAGAAGAAGACCCGCCACGACCTAGGCCGACAGGCCCTTGTGGACCGGATTTGGGCCTGGAAGGACGAGTACGAGCGTCGGATCCTCGGCCAGCTCCGCCTCATGGGCTGCTCGTGCGACTGGGACCGCACCCGGTTCACCCTGGACGAGGTCTGCTCGCGGGCCGTCCGCCGCACCTTCGCCCGCCTCTTCCGGGCCGGCAAGATCTACCGGGGCAAGCGGCTCGTGAACTGGGACACCCAGCTCCGCACCGCCGTCGCCGACGACGAGATCTACTACGAGGAGGTGCAGGGCCACATCTGGACCGTCAGGTACCCGGTGTCCGGCACGGACGAAGCCCTCCACGTCGCCACCACACGCCCCGAGACGATGCTCGGCGACACCGCGGTGGCGGTGCACCCGGACGACCCTCGCTACAAGCACCTGATCGGCAAGCTCGTGGACCTGCCCCTGACAGGCCGGCAGATCCCGATCATCGCCGACGGCGTCCTCGTGGACATGGCCTTCGGCACCGGCTGCGTGAAGGTCACGCCCGGCCACGACCCGAACGACTACCTTTGCGGCCAGCGGAACAGCCTCCCCACGATCGACCTCATGGAGCCGGACGGGACCTTCGCCCCGGTCGCGGGGGCTTACGCGGGCCTGAACGCCCGCGCCGTCAGGAAGCGGCTACTCGCGGACCTGGAGGCGGGCGGCTTCCTGGAGCGGGTGGACCCGCACACGCTCCGCCAGGGGCACTCCGACCGTTCCAAGACCCCCATTGAGCCGATCCGGTCCGACCAGTGGTTCATCCGGATGGGCGAGGACCAGGGCGAGTCGCCCGGATTCGCCCAGCAGGCGATGGACGCCGTGACCTCCGGCCGCGTGAAGATCCACCCCGAGCGTTACGCCCGCAGCTACCTCGACTGGCTCGGCGAGAAGCGCGACTGGTGCATCAGCCGGCAGCTCTGGTGGGGCCACCGAATCCCCATCTGGTCGTGCGCGACGTGCTCCGAGGAGGACCTCGAGCGGGCCTTCGCCGGCCGCGACGACGTCTGCTGGCGGCCGGCAGAGGCCGGCGGCTGGCTGATCTCGTCCGAGGCCGACCTCCCCGCCGAGGCCCTCGGCGAGGGCCACACCCTCGTGCAGGACCCGGACGTCCTGGACACCTGGTTCAGCTCCGCCCTCTGGCCGCACTCCACCCTGGGCTGGCCGGATGAGACGCCCGAGCTGCGCAAGTTCTACCCGACGAGCGTCCTCTCCACGGCCCGAGATATCATCACCCTCTGGGTGGCCCGGATGGTGATCTTCGGCCAGTTCAACACGGGGGACGTCCCCTTCCGCGATGTCTATATCCACCCCGTGATCCAGGACGGCAAGGGCCGCCGCATGTCCAAATCGGCCGGCAACGGCGTCGATCCGGTCGACATCGTCGAGATCTACGGGGCGGATGCCCTGCGATACACGCTCGCGCTGGGCGCCACCGAGACCCAGGACCTGCGCATCCCGGTCGAGGAGCTGAAGCTGCCCGACGGCCGCAGGATCAACACCTCGGAGCGGTTCGAGCAGGGCCGGAACTTCGCCAACAAGTTCTGGAACGTCGCCCGGCTGGCGATGATGAACCTGGAGGGGTTCGAGCCCGGCCCGGTGCACGTCGAGGAGCTCCCGACGGAGGACCGCTGGATCCTCGCCGGGCTCGACGCGACGATCGCCGAGACGACCGCGGACCTGGAGGCCTTCCGCTTCTCCGAGGCCACGCGGCGTCTCCGCGAATTCACCTGGAGCGAGTTCTGCGACTGGTACGTGGAGTTCGCCAAGAGCCGGCTCCGCGACCCGGAGACGCGGCCCGTCGCCCAGCGGGTGCTGGCGCACCTGGTGGACGTGCTCTGCCGGCTCCTCCACCCGATCATGCCGTTCGTGACCGAGCAGATCTGGCAGTCGATGGCCGGCCTCGCCCCCGCCCGGGGCGTCCCGGAGCAACGGCCGGCCGAGGAGAGTGTCTGCACGGCCGCCTGGCCGAGGCCGCTCGGCTGGACCGACGCGGAGGCGCTCGCCACCGTGGCCCAGTGGCAGGAGAAGATCCAGGCGATCCGCTACCTGAAGGCGGAGCGAAACGTCCCCAAGGACGCGAAGATCGCGCCCATCATCACGGCCGAGGGGCCGGTGCGCGAGAGGCTGATCCAGGGCCAGGCCTTCCTCCGCGGGATGACCAACGCGGAGTCGATCTCATTCGACCCGCCGGCCGTGCGGCCGAAGGAGGCCGCCGTCGCGGTCCTCGCCGACGCCGAGGTGATCCTGCCGCTCGAGGGCCTGATCGACAAGGAGGCGGAGAAGGCGAAGCTTAAGAAGAACCTCGCCGATCTGGAGAAGCAGATGGGCGGCCTGCGCGCCAAGCTGGGGAACGAGGCGTTCGTCTCGAGGGCGCCGGCCGACGTCGTGGAGGCCCAGCGCGCCAAGCTCGCCGAGCTCGAGGCCCAGCAAGCCGCCGTGAAGGCCCTGATCGCCGGGGCGGGCTGA
- the cimA gene encoding citramalate synthase, whose amino-acid sequence MTRIAIYDTTLRDGSQGEGVNFSLQDKLLITARLDELGVDYVEGGYPLSNPKDTSFFRAVGDLPLKHARVAAFGMTRRRDIAAEDDQGMKALVAARTPVVTIVGKTWDMHVLEVLGVSLAENLRMIGDSIAFCRSHVPEVIYDAEHFFDGFRRNPDYALETIRAAADAGAAWIVLCDTNGGSLPEDVADAVDRVSREIPVPLGIHTHNDGELAVANALSAVRRGARQVQGTINGLGERCGNADLCSVVGNLALKYPGYEVLRPGQLVHLTEVSRFVYETANMNFRPGQPFVGTSAFAHKGGMHVHGVRKNASSYEHIEPETVGNERRVLVSELSGKSNIAEKLAEYGLEHDTSLLARVLDSVQDLENQGYQFEAAEASFVLLVDRLAGRRADWFELLRYNVSVSGKPGRDPLTEASIKLAVGDQVAHTVSEGDGPVNALDGALRKALEPHYPRLGEMSLVDYKVRVINARAGTAARVRVVIESRDGDDVWGTVGVSENVIKASWLALRDAFEYKLAKDSRPCRGGVTEVAADVAS is encoded by the coding sequence ATGACGCGCATCGCCATCTACGACACGACCCTCCGAGACGGCAGCCAGGGGGAGGGCGTGAATTTCTCCCTCCAGGATAAGCTGCTGATCACCGCGCGCCTCGACGAGCTGGGCGTCGATTACGTGGAAGGGGGTTATCCCCTGTCCAATCCGAAAGATACATCCTTTTTCCGCGCCGTCGGCGACCTCCCCCTGAAGCACGCCAGGGTGGCCGCCTTCGGCATGACGCGACGGCGAGACATCGCGGCCGAGGACGACCAGGGGATGAAGGCCCTGGTGGCGGCCCGCACGCCGGTTGTGACGATCGTCGGCAAGACCTGGGACATGCACGTGCTCGAGGTGCTCGGCGTCTCCCTCGCCGAGAACCTGAGGATGATCGGCGACTCCATCGCCTTCTGCCGCTCGCACGTCCCGGAAGTGATCTACGACGCCGAGCACTTCTTCGACGGCTTCCGCCGGAACCCGGACTACGCCCTGGAGACCATCCGCGCCGCGGCCGACGCCGGGGCCGCCTGGATCGTCCTCTGCGACACCAACGGCGGCTCGCTCCCGGAGGACGTCGCCGACGCCGTAGACCGGGTCTCCCGCGAGATCCCGGTCCCGCTGGGCATCCATACTCACAACGACGGCGAGCTCGCCGTGGCCAATGCCCTCTCCGCCGTCCGCCGGGGGGCACGGCAGGTCCAGGGGACCATCAATGGCCTGGGCGAGCGCTGCGGCAACGCCGACCTCTGCAGCGTGGTCGGCAACCTGGCCCTGAAGTACCCCGGCTACGAGGTGCTCCGGCCCGGCCAGCTCGTCCACCTCACGGAGGTCTCGCGGTTCGTCTACGAGACGGCCAACATGAACTTCCGGCCCGGGCAGCCGTTCGTCGGCACCAGCGCCTTCGCCCACAAGGGGGGCATGCACGTCCACGGGGTCCGCAAGAACGCGTCGAGCTACGAGCACATCGAGCCCGAGACGGTCGGCAATGAACGCCGGGTCCTCGTCAGCGAGCTCTCCGGCAAGTCGAACATCGCCGAGAAGCTCGCCGAGTACGGGCTCGAGCACGACACGTCGCTTCTCGCCCGCGTGCTGGACAGCGTCCAGGACCTGGAGAACCAGGGCTACCAGTTCGAGGCGGCCGAGGCCTCCTTCGTGCTCCTCGTGGACCGCCTGGCCGGGCGGCGGGCCGACTGGTTCGAATTGCTCCGCTACAACGTGAGCGTCTCCGGGAAGCCGGGCCGGGACCCGCTGACGGAGGCCTCGATCAAGCTCGCCGTGGGCGACCAGGTCGCCCACACCGTCAGCGAGGGGGACGGCCCGGTCAACGCCCTCGACGGCGCCCTGCGCAAGGCACTGGAGCCGCACTATCCCCGCCTCGGCGAGATGAGCCTGGTCGACTATAAGGTGCGAGTCATCAACGCCCGGGCCGGCACCGCCGCCCGCGTCCGCGTCGTCATCGAGAGCCGCGACGGGGATGACGTCTGGGGCACCGTCGGCGTCTCCGAGAACGTCATCAAGGCGAGCTGGCTGGCGCTCCGGGATGCCTTCGAATACAAGCTCGCCAAGGACTCCCGGCCCTGCCGCGGCGGGGTCACCGAGGTGGCGGCGGACGTCGCGAGTTGA
- a CDS encoding uracil-DNA glycosylase family protein, protein MTASLKDLIRDIRREAERADFPVDREVYERAGKEPAEPILFAGTLEAPACIFGRDLGKDEVKYGQPLVGAGGKLVREGILRAFGTPGDPVPRTREDLEAALKFAILTNTVPYKPPGNKAYADSVKERFRPFVARLLVEHWGGRHVITLGTEAFQWFARYGREDDFAGIGKSDQRFKAAFPCRLEVAGQSGTGPVSKELIVMPLPHPSPLNRKWIPRFPALLDERLREVRRAHAG, encoded by the coding sequence TTGACTGCCTCTCTGAAGGATTTGATCCGCGACATTCGGCGGGAGGCCGAGCGGGCCGATTTCCCGGTCGACCGCGAGGTCTACGAGCGGGCCGGGAAGGAGCCGGCCGAGCCGATCCTCTTCGCCGGCACGCTGGAGGCGCCGGCCTGCATCTTCGGCCGGGACCTGGGCAAGGACGAGGTCAAGTACGGGCAGCCGCTCGTCGGCGCGGGGGGCAAGCTCGTCCGGGAAGGGATTCTCCGCGCCTTCGGAACCCCGGGCGATCCGGTGCCCCGGACGCGGGAGGATCTGGAGGCGGCACTCAAGTTCGCGATTCTGACCAACACCGTGCCGTACAAACCGCCCGGGAACAAGGCCTACGCGGACTCCGTGAAGGAGCGATTCCGCCCCTTCGTGGCCCGGCTGCTGGTCGAGCATTGGGGCGGGCGTCACGTCATCACCCTCGGGACCGAGGCCTTCCAATGGTTCGCGCGGTACGGGCGGGAGGATGATTTCGCGGGAATCGGGAAGTCCGACCAACGATTCAAAGCCGCTTTCCCCTGCCGCCTTGAGGTCGCGGGCCAATCGGGGACCGGGCCCGTGAGCAAGGAGCTGATCGTCATGCCGCTGCCCCATCCCTCGCCCCTGAATCGAAAGTGGATCCCCAGATTCCCTGCGCTCCTGGACGAGCGGCTGCGAGAAGTGCGTCGAGCTCATGCCGGTTGA
- a CDS encoding BlaI/MecI/CopY family transcriptional regulator: MVTDRELEIMKILWARGKASVREVQDDLNRDAGPVAYSTVQTLLNIMEEKKGLVRHVVEGRTFIYHPRKTSERTIRELTTRFVDRVFDGALDRVMVALFDSKPPTVEELDRLRAMIDEAERATHENRDEVRAEAVEMA; encoded by the coding sequence ATGGTGACCGATCGGGAGCTCGAGATCATGAAGATCTTATGGGCTCGGGGCAAAGCGAGCGTCCGCGAGGTTCAGGACGACCTGAACCGGGACGCGGGACCTGTCGCCTACAGCACGGTGCAGACCCTGCTGAACATCATGGAAGAGAAGAAAGGCCTGGTCCGTCATGTCGTCGAAGGGCGGACGTTCATCTACCATCCCAGGAAGACATCGGAGAGGACGATCCGCGAGCTGACGACTCGGTTCGTCGATCGGGTCTTCGATGGCGCGTTGGATCGCGTGATGGTGGCTCTGTTCGACTCCAAGCCGCCCACCGTCGAGGAACTCGATCGCCTGAGGGCCATGATCGACGAGGCCGAGAGGGCGACCCACGAGAATCGCGACGAAGTCCGGGCAGAAGCCGTCGAGATGGCTTGA
- a CDS encoding M56 family metallopeptidase — MWFELDRFSRTLTDATLATLALLSAMVLAMLFCEQPVRRMVIARWSVILAALMLPVVALNPWRPGDVLAWPPRERASVESDWEPAPGVDAPARGAGGEVSIWRTLATEEFTRRILRELSLLYLIGVGGSLAWNVLGIWGATRLAAAADEPEAATKALFADVSRTLGVGRDEVLLAVSPRVKRPVAAGLRKVHILIPPAFDRPDFDRESLRTILLHELTHVREGDPQFQALAGLSQSLWFFLPHIWWILAQIRIDREFRADQRVAEALGSASRYATLLVVLASYAGRGKVPEEPDRTRLLAQSARPGWWWAGGLRNPLLQRVVMLLHCPFPIEARPPLWWTRVVPALACALAAFASSWTIFTPRAADAGWISASPSASSLAESRFHVDRFVAVPKGYVRIGRSAPHVLPVLLPDRFILRVRIEATTESLSRTRLAGLPLRDWNLAMVPRQPELDTPSLPAMHDVVIERDGMFLRLWVDEARIRVDLPRDHVSEWLTIEPPPDDTVVLHELDVSW; from the coding sequence ATGTGGTTCGAGCTGGACCGCTTCAGCCGGACCCTCACCGATGCGACGCTGGCGACCCTGGCCCTGCTGAGCGCCATGGTCCTGGCGATGCTCTTCTGCGAGCAGCCGGTCCGGCGGATGGTCATCGCCCGCTGGTCGGTCATCCTGGCCGCCCTGATGCTCCCCGTCGTCGCGCTCAATCCATGGCGCCCGGGGGACGTGCTGGCCTGGCCTCCTCGCGAACGCGCGTCCGTCGAATCCGACTGGGAGCCCGCACCCGGCGTCGATGCCCCCGCGCGAGGCGCGGGCGGCGAGGTATCGATCTGGCGGACCCTGGCCACGGAGGAATTCACCCGGCGGATCCTCCGCGAGCTGTCGCTCCTCTACCTGATCGGAGTCGGGGGCTCGCTCGCCTGGAACGTGCTGGGGATCTGGGGGGCGACGAGGCTCGCCGCCGCCGCGGACGAGCCGGAGGCCGCGACGAAGGCCCTCTTCGCCGACGTCTCCCGCACGCTCGGGGTCGGGCGTGACGAGGTCCTCCTCGCGGTGTCGCCGCGGGTGAAACGGCCGGTCGCCGCGGGGCTGAGGAAGGTGCACATCCTCATACCCCCGGCGTTCGATCGGCCGGACTTCGATCGCGAGTCGCTCCGGACGATCCTCCTGCACGAACTGACGCACGTACGCGAGGGGGACCCTCAGTTCCAGGCCCTGGCGGGGCTCAGCCAATCGCTCTGGTTCTTCTTGCCCCATATCTGGTGGATCCTGGCCCAGATCCGCATCGACCGGGAGTTCCGCGCCGACCAGCGCGTCGCGGAGGCTCTCGGCTCGGCGTCACGTTACGCGACATTGCTGGTCGTACTCGCCTCGTATGCGGGCCGGGGGAAGGTGCCGGAGGAACCCGACCGGACGCGATTGCTCGCGCAGTCGGCGCGGCCGGGCTGGTGGTGGGCCGGCGGCCTGCGAAATCCGCTGCTTCAAAGAGTGGTCATGCTCCTGCACTGTCCGTTCCCGATCGAGGCCCGGCCGCCGCTCTGGTGGACGCGGGTCGTCCCCGCGCTGGCCTGCGCCCTCGCGGCGTTCGCGTCCTCCTGGACGATCTTCACGCCCCGGGCGGCCGATGCGGGCTGGATATCCGCATCCCCTTCGGCCTCCTCCCTCGCCGAGAGTCGTTTCCACGTCGATCGCTTCGTGGCCGTCCCCAAGGGTTATGTGCGGATCGGACGCAGTGCGCCCCACGTCCTCCCCGTCCTCCTGCCGGATCGCTTCATCCTGCGTGTCCGCATCGAGGCCACCACGGAGAGCCTCAGCCGGACCCGGCTCGCAGGGCTTCCCCTGCGCGACTGGAACCTTGCCATGGTGCCCCGTCAACCCGAGCTGGATACTCCCTCGTTGCCCGCGATGCATGATGTCGTCATCGAGCGCGACGGAATGTTCCTAAGGCTCTGGGTGGACGAGGCTCGCATCCGAGTGGACCTTCCCCGCGATCACGTTTCGGAGTGGCTCACCATCGAGCCTCCCCCCGACGATACCGTCGTGCTCCACGAGCTCGACGTGAGCTGGTAG
- a CDS encoding Hsp20/alpha crystallin family protein — protein sequence MSGVPWQNRWDPLRELQREVGRLFDGLDGLPALRHLRPYPPINVHDEGEGYVLTAQLPGVCADEVELTITGETLTMRGERKRPEGVKDDSYRRQERLVGRWSRTITLPDRVDSTQVTASFSNGILIVRIPKAEGAKPRHITVATGG from the coding sequence ATGAGCGGAGTTCCCTGGCAGAATCGTTGGGATCCACTTCGCGAATTGCAGCGCGAGGTGGGCCGGCTCTTCGACGGCCTCGACGGCCTGCCGGCATTGCGCCATCTAAGGCCGTATCCGCCAATCAACGTGCATGACGAGGGGGAGGGATACGTGCTCACCGCCCAGTTGCCCGGGGTGTGTGCGGACGAGGTCGAGCTGACGATCACCGGCGAAACCTTGACGATGCGAGGCGAACGGAAGCGTCCCGAGGGGGTCAAGGACGACAGCTACCGGCGTCAGGAACGGCTCGTGGGCCGATGGTCGCGGACGATCACGTTGCCGGACCGGGTGGATAGCACGCAGGTCACGGCCAGCTTCAGCAATGGGATCCTGATCGTCCGCATCCCCAAGGCCGAAGGCGCGAAGCCCAGGCACATCACCGTGGCGACGGGCGGCTGA
- a CDS encoding Hsp20/alpha crystallin family protein gives MNVTNPSIRNPSIRVVVGPGAPEEGSPGRQQAESPQPSRVSTPPIDIHEGPDGLILEADLPGATDKDLFVQLEDNVLSLRAHVQSPVPQSARPIHEEFSVGDFHRSFILSDEVDRDRITAELKNGVLRLILPRADRARSRRIEIRS, from the coding sequence ATGAACGTCACGAATCCCTCGATCCGGAACCCCTCCATCCGCGTGGTGGTCGGTCCCGGTGCACCGGAGGAGGGCTCGCCGGGCCGCCAGCAGGCTGAGTCGCCGCAGCCCTCTCGGGTCTCCACGCCACCCATCGACATCCACGAGGGCCCGGATGGCCTGATCCTTGAAGCCGACCTCCCGGGGGCGACGGACAAGGACCTGTTCGTCCAGCTCGAGGACAATGTCCTCAGCCTCCGCGCCCACGTCCAATCCCCGGTGCCGCAATCGGCGCGACCGATCCACGAGGAGTTCTCCGTCGGGGACTTCCACCGCTCCTTCATCCTCAGCGACGAGGTGGATCGCGACCGCATCACGGCCGAGCTGAAGAACGGCGTGCTACGCCTGATCCTCCCGCGGGCGGACCGCGCCCGTTCACGCCGCATCGAGATCCGGTCCTGA